One window of the Niallia circulans genome contains the following:
- the pdaA gene encoding delta-lactam-biosynthetic de-N-acetylase, translating to MNGKGGITLKLAIKAFICFSAFCLFALPAVASVSNKPQSWGFKKAANEQPAEAGPELDALLEKYGAYYKDTSEDKVLYLTFDNGYENGYTGKILDVLKKEKVPATFFITGHYLKSAPDLVKRMAAEGHIIGNHSYHHPDFTQVSDEKLKQELDSVVKETEVLTGKKGMTYLRPPRGVFSERTLKLAQELGYTQVFWSLAFVDWKTDQQKGWKYSYDNIMKQVHPGCILLLHTVSKDNAEALEQAIKDLKKRGYTFKSLDDLTLKKEMDEGIMH from the coding sequence ATGAACGGTAAAGGAGGAATTACATTGAAATTAGCAATCAAAGCGTTTATTTGTTTTTCTGCTTTTTGTTTATTTGCCCTTCCTGCTGTAGCGAGTGTATCCAATAAACCACAAAGCTGGGGATTCAAAAAGGCAGCAAATGAACAACCAGCAGAAGCAGGACCAGAGTTAGATGCTTTACTAGAAAAGTATGGTGCTTATTATAAAGATACAAGTGAAGATAAGGTGCTTTATCTAACCTTTGATAATGGCTATGAAAATGGGTATACAGGGAAAATTCTTGATGTTCTAAAAAAAGAAAAGGTACCTGCAACGTTTTTCATTACTGGTCATTATTTAAAAAGTGCTCCAGATCTTGTTAAAAGAATGGCTGCGGAAGGCCATATTATTGGAAACCATTCCTACCATCATCCAGATTTTACCCAAGTTAGTGATGAAAAGTTAAAGCAGGAGCTTGATTCCGTTGTGAAAGAAACGGAAGTACTAACAGGGAAAAAGGGAATGACTTATTTACGTCCCCCGCGTGGTGTTTTTAGTGAGAGAACATTAAAGCTTGCTCAAGAGTTAGGATATACACAAGTGTTCTGGTCATTAGCCTTTGTAGATTGGAAGACCGATCAGCAAAAGGGCTGGAAGTATAGCTATGATAATATAATGAAACAAGTTCATCCTGGCTGTATTTTATTACTTCATACTGTTTCAAAAGATAACGCAGAAGCGCTGGAACAAGCAATTAAAGATTTGAAAAAAAGAGGCTATACTTTTAAAAGCTTAGACGATTTAACACTGAAGAAAGAAATGGATGAAGGGATCATGCATTAA
- a CDS encoding DNA-3-methyladenine glycosylase family protein produces the protein MHTIKIEGPYNFDLVLSRLALDPLHVLDKEARWVKVPLRIDNKPIVVKIQATGITEKPTFRLEWEEIDSSLHDLIYKEIRRIFRWDESLLAIHEHFQATKLKPLFEEHYGTPIVLDFHPYNSLVKCIIHQQLNLKFAFTLTQRFVTTYGFQKDGVWFYPAPETVAKLTVQELRELQFSTRKAEYIIDLSNEIIKGNLDLASLEKKSDDEIMKELIRYRGIGQWTIQNLLLFGLGRNNLFPIADIGIQNALKKLLQLDKKPTKEEMEALLPEWHPYLSYASLYLWRSIE, from the coding sequence TTGCATACCATTAAAATTGAAGGACCTTATAATTTTGATCTCGTATTGAGCAGATTAGCCTTAGATCCACTACATGTACTGGATAAAGAAGCAAGATGGGTCAAAGTACCACTTCGTATCGATAACAAACCAATCGTGGTGAAGATACAAGCAACTGGAATAACGGAAAAACCAACATTTCGCTTAGAATGGGAGGAAATAGATTCCTCTTTGCATGACCTCATTTATAAAGAAATCCGCAGAATTTTCCGGTGGGATGAATCCTTGCTCGCCATTCATGAACATTTTCAAGCAACCAAATTAAAGCCGCTCTTTGAGGAGCATTATGGAACACCGATTGTATTAGATTTTCATCCTTACAACAGTTTAGTAAAGTGTATAATCCATCAGCAGCTAAACCTAAAGTTTGCCTTCACCTTAACCCAGCGTTTTGTGACTACATATGGTTTTCAAAAAGATGGTGTCTGGTTTTACCCAGCACCAGAAACAGTAGCAAAGCTTACCGTCCAAGAATTGCGTGAGCTGCAATTTAGTACAAGAAAAGCAGAGTATATTATCGATCTTTCCAATGAAATAATAAAAGGTAATTTAGATCTCGCTAGTTTAGAAAAAAAGTCTGATGACGAAATTATGAAAGAATTAATCCGCTATCGAGGAATCGGGCAATGGACGATTCAGAATCTATTGTTATTTGGATTAGGAAGGAATAATCTTTTTCCCATTGCGGATATAGGGATTCAAAATGCGTTGAAAAAGCTTTTACAATTGGATAAGAAGCCGACAAAAGAAGAAATGGAGGCGTTGCTCCCGGAATGGCATCCATATTTAAGCTATGCATCCCTTTACCTATGGAGAAGCATTGAGTAG
- a CDS encoding YitT family protein, with protein MEKKTQKKQKKLLKASRALLVIIGGIITGYGLEAVLIPNAVSDGGVTGLSIVGSQLMGFPLGILIGILNIPFIFLGYKQIGKSFAIYSVIGILSLAISTSLMHHVPTIIEGDTLLITVVGGIIIGFGMGLALRNGGALDGIDMLAVLLSRKLPFGTSDLILFLNLFVFIFVSTVFGLQGAILSAIAYFIASKVIHIVEEGLSGSKTFKIITDEPEIMVETIRDRLGRSATYTLAEGGYSNEPFKEITCVVSRMEERKMKEIIHELDPTAFVAIYDVSEVKGGNFKKRDIH; from the coding sequence ATGGAGAAAAAGACACAGAAAAAACAAAAGAAGCTTCTTAAGGCTTCAAGAGCATTATTAGTTATTATTGGAGGAATTATCACGGGATATGGACTGGAAGCAGTGCTTATTCCCAATGCAGTCTCCGATGGAGGGGTTACTGGTTTAAGTATCGTTGGTTCTCAGTTAATGGGATTTCCCCTTGGAATTTTGATTGGGATATTAAATATTCCCTTTATATTTTTAGGATATAAACAGATAGGAAAAAGTTTTGCTATATATTCGGTTATCGGTATACTCTCCTTAGCAATTAGTACAAGCTTAATGCACCATGTCCCGACCATCATTGAAGGAGATACACTTCTAATAACGGTTGTTGGTGGGATTATCATTGGTTTTGGAATGGGTTTAGCCTTGCGTAATGGTGGAGCATTAGATGGAATCGATATGTTAGCTGTATTACTTTCAAGAAAGTTACCATTCGGAACAAGTGACTTAATCTTATTTTTAAACTTGTTTGTATTTATTTTCGTATCTACCGTATTTGGTCTCCAAGGAGCTATTTTATCCGCGATTGCATACTTCATTGCCTCTAAAGTAATCCACATTGTAGAAGAAGGGTTAAGTGGATCCAAAACGTTTAAAATTATTACAGATGAGCCGGAAATAATGGTTGAAACCATTCGTGACCGCCTAGGTCGTAGTGCCACTTATACACTTGCAGAAGGTGGATACTCGAATGAACCATTTAAAGAAATTACATGTGTAGTCAGTCGCATGGAAGAAAGAAAAATGAAAGAAATTATTCATGAATTAGATCCGACAGCATTTGTCGCTATTTATGATGTATCAGAAGTAAAAGGCGGTAACTTTAAGAAACGGGATATCCATTAA
- the hmpA gene encoding NO-inducible flavohemoprotein has product MLSQKTIDIIKSTVPVLQVHGTQITTVFYKNMFAAHPELLNIFNHANQARGRQQTALANTVLAAAQNIDQLETIIPVVKQIAHKHRSLMVKAEHYPIVGEFLLKAIKEVLGDAATDEIIQAWADAYGVIAQVFIDIEKEMYEESASKNGGWADYKEFKVMKKIKESDVITSFYLAPADGSSLPAYEAGQYITIRLSIPGEKFLFNRQYSLSCASNKEYFRISVKKEASVENPDGKVSNYLHSDIDVDDLIEVTVPAGDFTLLKEESPIVFISGGVGITPFMSMVGTIAKEQPDREVQFIHSARSGSVQAFKEELIQLKEKIANFNLSYIYENPSEEDKLNPFFQKAGYIDADWLKENAITADGHYYVCGPVPFLQAVITGLKANGVDDSQIHYEFFGPSMKL; this is encoded by the coding sequence ATGCTATCACAAAAAACAATTGACATTATTAAATCTACTGTACCAGTATTACAAGTACATGGTACACAAATAACTACTGTTTTCTACAAAAATATGTTTGCTGCACACCCTGAACTGCTGAATATTTTTAATCATGCTAATCAAGCACGAGGACGCCAGCAAACCGCTCTTGCTAATACCGTATTAGCAGCAGCACAAAATATTGATCAGCTTGAGACTATTATACCAGTTGTAAAGCAAATCGCCCACAAACACCGCAGTTTAATGGTGAAAGCCGAGCACTATCCAATCGTCGGGGAATTTCTTTTAAAAGCGATTAAAGAAGTTCTTGGAGATGCTGCTACTGATGAAATTATCCAAGCATGGGCTGATGCTTATGGTGTCATTGCCCAAGTATTTATTGATATTGAAAAAGAAATGTATGAAGAAAGTGCTTCTAAAAATGGCGGCTGGGCTGATTATAAAGAATTTAAAGTGATGAAGAAGATAAAAGAAAGTGATGTTATTACGTCCTTTTATTTAGCTCCAGCTGACGGCAGTTCATTGCCAGCCTATGAAGCTGGTCAATACATTACCATCCGCTTATCCATTCCCGGGGAAAAATTCTTATTTAACCGTCAGTACAGCCTATCATGTGCCAGCAATAAAGAATATTTCCGTATTTCCGTTAAAAAGGAAGCGTCAGTAGAAAATCCGGACGGCAAAGTTTCTAATTATCTTCATAGCGATATTGATGTTGATGATCTAATAGAAGTTACCGTTCCAGCTGGTGACTTCACCCTTTTAAAAGAAGAAAGCCCGATTGTTTTTATTAGTGGTGGTGTTGGTATCACCCCATTTATGAGCATGGTAGGAACTATTGCAAAAGAGCAGCCAGATCGCGAGGTACAATTTATTCATTCTGCAAGAAGTGGTTCCGTTCAAGCATTCAAAGAGGAATTAATCCAACTGAAAGAAAAAATTGCGAATTTCAACCTTTCCTATATATACGAAAATCCTTCTGAAGAAGATAAGCTAAATCCTTTCTTCCAAAAAGCTGGCTATATTGATGCTGACTGGCTAAAAGAGAATGCCATCACAGCAGATGGACATTACTATGTCTGCGGCCCAGTTCCATTTTTACAAGCAGTGATAACAGGGTTAAAAGCAAATGGGGTTGATGATAGTCAGATTCATTATGAATTCTTTGGTCCTTCTATGAAGTTATAA
- a CDS encoding RrF2 family transcriptional regulator: MRLTNYSDYSLRVLIYLATKETPKLTNIKEISEVYNISKNHLMKIIFNLGKLGYIETIRGRSGGFRLAMDPAEINIGALIRQTEENFYLVECFEDKNACVITPVCSLKHVLNNALEQFFKVLDQYTLADIAENQVMLKDYFALKNKASSEEE; encoded by the coding sequence ATGCGGTTAACTAACTATTCTGACTACTCTCTAAGAGTATTAATCTACTTGGCAACAAAAGAAACACCAAAACTGACAAATATCAAAGAAATATCCGAAGTTTATAATATATCGAAAAATCACTTGATGAAGATTATTTTCAATCTCGGAAAATTAGGCTATATAGAAACAATCAGAGGGAGAAGCGGTGGTTTTCGTTTAGCGATGGATCCAGCAGAAATCAATATTGGCGCACTTATCCGCCAAACAGAGGAAAACTTCTATTTGGTAGAATGTTTTGAGGATAAAAATGCCTGTGTCATTACGCCGGTATGTTCATTAAAGCATGTTCTAAATAATGCATTGGAACAGTTTTTTAAAGTATTGGACCAGTATACACTAGCAGATATAGCAGAAAATCAGGTGATGTTAAAAGATTATTTTGCTCTGAAAAATAAAGCAAGTTCAGAAGAAGAATAA
- a CDS encoding YhgE/Pip domain-containing protein, with protein sequence MKTLKQFFKHPETIIGISTAVAFLLIFFCVWMTAYDGVNNRIDKLKIGLVNEDQQIGSMIEKKVVKNVPFEVKMYQSIDSAKKDMNQSKLDMVMHIPAIFSSRLQENGKPEINYFINQANATLAKQIMDGAAKNITQSINENVYNYKQQLILSNLQEQLGKNIPSNELAQEFSKGISQALESLNIQSVQTTVEKTNNVDGFAPTMVPMMMVLASYVGSMIMSLNMNIVSSKIKSNYNKWSIFLVRQIINIGASILLSGITLLLFAIFNIELHISIMESGIFQIFVYFSFLSLTQMFVILFGPGGMLFNILALSLQLVTSGVIIPKAMLSSFYQTIGSYLPATYASNGYYSLIFGGKSLTTEMMALLIVSAVTLFVALFRIALLKKSVSTNSVVSQ encoded by the coding sequence ATGAAAACATTAAAACAATTTTTTAAACATCCTGAAACTATTATTGGTATTTCCACTGCGGTTGCATTCCTATTAATTTTCTTCTGTGTATGGATGACAGCATATGATGGCGTTAATAATCGGATCGACAAACTGAAAATTGGCTTAGTTAATGAAGACCAACAAATAGGTTCCATGATTGAAAAAAAAGTAGTGAAAAATGTACCATTTGAAGTGAAAATGTACCAATCGATTGATTCTGCAAAAAAAGATATGAATCAATCAAAACTAGATATGGTAATGCATATCCCTGCAATCTTCTCTAGTCGACTACAAGAAAATGGGAAACCGGAAATTAACTATTTCATTAACCAAGCAAACGCTACTTTGGCAAAACAAATAATGGATGGAGCAGCAAAGAATATTACTCAATCCATTAATGAAAATGTTTATAATTATAAACAACAACTTATTCTGTCAAACTTACAGGAACAATTAGGAAAAAACATACCATCAAATGAGCTCGCACAAGAATTTTCAAAGGGAATTTCTCAAGCTTTGGAATCTTTAAACATCCAATCTGTCCAAACAACTGTAGAAAAGACGAATAATGTTGATGGATTTGCTCCTACTATGGTGCCGATGATGATGGTACTTGCTTCATATGTAGGCTCTATGATTATGAGCCTTAATATGAATATTGTTTCATCAAAAATAAAAAGCAATTATAATAAATGGTCGATATTCTTAGTAAGACAAATCATTAATATAGGTGCATCCATTCTTTTATCTGGCATCACATTATTATTGTTTGCTATATTTAATATTGAATTACACATATCTATAATGGAGTCAGGAATATTTCAAATTTTTGTCTATTTTTCTTTCTTAAGCTTGACACAGATGTTTGTTATTTTATTTGGACCAGGTGGCATGTTATTTAACATCCTTGCCCTTTCATTGCAGCTTGTTACTTCAGGAGTAATTATTCCAAAAGCGATGTTATCCAGCTTCTATCAGACGATTGGTTCCTATTTACCGGCAACATATGCCTCAAATGGCTATTATTCATTGATTTTTGGAGGAAAGAGTTTAACAACTGAGATGATGGCTCTGCTAATCGTATCAGCTGTAACCCTTTTTGTAGCATTGTTTAGAATTGCTTTACTAAAAAAAAGCGTTTCTACAAATAGTGTCGTGAGTCAATAA
- a CDS encoding TetR/AcrR family transcriptional regulator yields MEKINSTSDRIIQAFIELFRDYGYKGTTTRAIAEKAGVNEVTIFRHFGNKKGIMEAAIQSVSYHPMLEKVINEQMVWDLEQDLWVIAEGYLTYMEKVKDLIMIGMREAQMFPELNETIVNIPKQLKEMMVLYFNEMNRRGKIVDTDIDFQAMNFIWLNFGYFLSKSRFGDSVISSSKKDFIKHSVYLFARGLTP; encoded by the coding sequence ATGGAAAAAATAAATAGTACATCAGATCGAATCATTCAAGCGTTTATTGAGCTATTTCGTGATTATGGATATAAAGGAACAACGACCCGCGCCATTGCCGAAAAAGCAGGAGTAAATGAAGTAACAATTTTCCGCCATTTTGGAAATAAAAAGGGGATTATGGAAGCAGCTATTCAATCAGTATCCTATCACCCTATGTTAGAAAAAGTTATTAATGAACAAATGGTTTGGGATCTTGAACAAGATTTGTGGGTAATCGCAGAGGGCTACCTTACGTATATGGAAAAAGTTAAAGATTTAATTATGATTGGTATGAGAGAAGCGCAAATGTTTCCCGAACTTAATGAAACGATTGTTAACATTCCAAAGCAATTAAAAGAAATGATGGTATTATACTTTAATGAGATGAATAGAAGAGGCAAGATAGTGGATACAGATATTGATTTTCAAGCGATGAATTTTATCTGGCTGAATTTCGGCTACTTTCTTTCAAAATCTCGCTTTGGTGACAGTGTCATTTCAAGTTCAAAAAAGGATTTTATAAAACACAGTGTTTATCTTTTTGCTAGGGGATTAACACCCTAG
- the rlmD gene encoding 23S rRNA (uracil(1939)-C(5))-methyltransferase RlmD: MKDKQQNTMAKLKVGQTFPLTIKRLGINGEGVGYFKRQVVFVPGALPGEEVVVEATKVQPKFSEGKVKKIRKASPFRVQAPCPFYEQCGGCQLQHLAYDQQLQEKRDIVIQSLERHTKLKIDKLDIRPTIGMEDPWNYRNKSQFQVGQQKNGAVIAGLYGLDSHRLIPIQNCMVQHPLTNKVSEEVRKILEEFQVPIYDERKQKGIVRTIVTRAGFESGEVQVVLITTQKEMPRKKLVMAEIQKRLPEVKSLVQNINGNKTSLIFGEKTIHLSGEEVIQETLGDLNFELSARAFFQLNPVQTVKLYDEVKKAAALTGKEKIADAYCGVGTIGLWLADGASEVRGMDTIEAAITDAQKNADRHGIENATYVTGTAEHWLPKWVEEGWRPDVVVVDPPRTGCDRKLLDAIKKVKPKKFVYVSCNPSTLAKDIDYLSKDYKVEYLQPVDMFPHTAHVESVLLMTLKK, from the coding sequence ATGAAAGATAAACAACAAAATACGATGGCGAAGCTGAAAGTAGGACAAACCTTCCCATTGACAATAAAACGTTTAGGGATCAACGGAGAAGGAGTCGGCTATTTTAAAAGGCAGGTTGTATTTGTGCCAGGTGCTCTTCCCGGAGAAGAAGTGGTAGTAGAAGCAACAAAGGTTCAGCCCAAGTTTTCAGAAGGAAAGGTAAAGAAGATAAGAAAGGCCTCGCCTTTTCGCGTACAAGCACCATGTCCTTTTTATGAACAATGTGGAGGATGTCAGCTTCAGCATTTAGCCTATGATCAGCAATTGCAGGAAAAAAGAGATATTGTCATTCAATCATTAGAAAGACATACAAAGCTAAAAATCGATAAATTGGATATTCGCCCAACAATCGGCATGGAAGATCCATGGAATTATCGTAATAAAAGTCAATTCCAAGTGGGACAGCAAAAAAATGGTGCTGTGATTGCAGGGCTATATGGACTAGATTCCCATCGCTTAATCCCCATTCAGAATTGTATGGTACAGCATCCGTTAACGAATAAAGTATCAGAAGAAGTCCGCAAAATCTTAGAAGAATTCCAAGTGCCAATCTATGATGAACGGAAACAAAAAGGGATCGTCCGCACGATTGTAACACGCGCTGGCTTTGAATCTGGAGAAGTACAAGTGGTATTGATCACAACACAAAAAGAAATGCCAAGAAAAAAATTAGTAATGGCTGAAATTCAAAAAAGATTACCAGAAGTAAAATCTTTAGTGCAAAACATCAACGGCAACAAAACGTCTCTTATTTTTGGCGAAAAAACCATCCATTTAAGTGGGGAAGAAGTCATTCAAGAAACACTAGGTGATTTAAACTTCGAATTGTCAGCCCGTGCCTTTTTCCAATTGAACCCTGTTCAAACAGTAAAGCTGTACGATGAAGTAAAAAAAGCAGCAGCGTTAACAGGAAAAGAAAAAATAGCGGATGCTTATTGTGGGGTCGGAACTATTGGCTTATGGCTAGCAGACGGCGCAAGTGAAGTCCGCGGCATGGATACAATCGAAGCTGCGATTACAGATGCACAAAAAAACGCAGATAGACACGGTATCGAAAACGCAACCTATGTAACAGGCACAGCAGAACACTGGCTGCCGAAATGGGTAGAAGAAGGCTGGCGCCCAGATGTGGTTGTCGTTGACCCGCCGAGAACTGGCTGTGATCGAAAATTATTAGACGCGATTAAAAAGGTTAAACCGAAGAAATTTGTGTATGTCTCATGTAATCCATCTACCTTAGCAAAGGATATTGATTATTTGTCTAAAGATTATAAGGTGGAGTATTTGCAGCCGGTTGATATGTTTCCGCATACTGCGCATGTTGAGAGCGTATTATTGATGACATTAAAAAAATAA
- a CDS encoding recombinase family protein has product MSLVVGNNNKRIAIYVRVSTKHFAQGESVDNQISYFKNYVDNLGGQLVEVYVDNGISGTSLKKRTELRRLMKDAEKQMFDVVYVKSISRWARDTVDSLNLIRKLRSLNIRLRSITENYDSFTDQNEFFLTIHSAVAQQESELTSARIKFSTAETARKGKHHGTPPYGYNKVNGRLVPSPLHSITVQEIFKLYLYEGWGVQKIANYLTSNNVPTPRRVLNAKNAGDKWHDSAVRIILTNPHYVGDLVQGRETTSNDKVFLQKRGYKSRIRHSKENHIVVKNTHSALISHSEFEEVQSKLTMRAERIFRGRGNKSIFARLAFCADCGAGMIYKKDRKSYVCGTYQKNGSKKCGSHKIQHESLKEAVLTDVHELASPTIDMQPLLEIALSRFNKQASSFKEELSQVNRELTNIQSELTQLTRKLAKGLIPNDLFQLANEDIMKEKKILESRASELVRLLSSEEDSVHHLSTFQKQLKKFVELQISDEEVLRQMLHNLIKRIEIFADGTISIHYRFKNPI; this is encoded by the coding sequence ATGAGTTTAGTAGTAGGAAATAATAATAAAAGAATTGCGATTTATGTAAGAGTAAGTACCAAGCATTTTGCCCAAGGAGAAAGTGTTGATAACCAAATCTCTTACTTTAAAAACTATGTTGATAATTTAGGAGGACAGTTAGTAGAAGTTTATGTAGATAACGGTATCTCTGGTACAAGTTTAAAAAAAAGAACTGAACTAAGAAGACTGATGAAAGATGCAGAGAAACAGATGTTCGATGTTGTTTATGTAAAATCAATATCACGATGGGCACGGGATACAGTTGATTCCTTAAACCTTATCAGAAAACTAAGAAGTCTTAATATTAGGTTAAGGTCAATTACAGAAAATTATGATTCGTTCACTGACCAGAATGAATTTTTCTTGACAATACATTCTGCTGTTGCTCAGCAAGAAAGCGAACTTACATCTGCAAGAATAAAGTTCAGCACCGCAGAAACTGCTAGAAAAGGAAAACATCATGGTACTCCACCATATGGTTATAACAAGGTTAATGGAAGACTGGTACCTAGTCCTTTACACTCAATAACTGTACAAGAGATATTTAAGCTTTACCTGTATGAAGGTTGGGGGGTCCAAAAGATTGCTAATTATTTGACGTCGAATAATGTTCCTACTCCCCGTAGAGTATTGAATGCAAAGAATGCTGGGGATAAATGGCACGACTCTGCTGTTCGTATAATACTGACTAATCCTCATTATGTCGGTGATTTAGTCCAAGGACGGGAAACTACTTCTAATGATAAAGTTTTTCTTCAAAAACGGGGTTATAAAAGCCGAATTCGACATAGTAAAGAGAATCACATAGTCGTAAAAAATACCCATAGCGCTTTAATAAGTCACAGTGAATTTGAAGAAGTTCAATCCAAATTAACTATGAGGGCAGAAAGAATTTTCCGCGGTAGAGGAAATAAGTCTATATTCGCTAGATTAGCGTTCTGTGCCGATTGTGGTGCTGGTATGATTTATAAAAAGGACAGAAAGAGTTATGTTTGTGGTACTTATCAAAAAAATGGTAGTAAGAAATGTGGTTCACATAAGATTCAGCACGAATCACTTAAAGAGGCAGTCTTAACAGACGTCCATGAATTGGCAAGTCCGACAATTGATATGCAACCTTTACTTGAAATAGCATTAAGCAGGTTTAATAAACAGGCTAGTTCATTTAAAGAGGAACTTAGTCAAGTTAACCGTGAACTAACTAATATCCAAAGTGAACTGACTCAGCTCACTCGAAAATTGGCAAAAGGTCTTATTCCAAATGACTTATTTCAATTGGCTAATGAAGATATTATGAAAGAGAAAAAAATTTTGGAAAGTAGGGCAAGTGAGTTAGTTAGATTACTTTCTTCAGAAGAAGACAGTGTACATCATTTGAGCACCTTCCAAAAACAGTTAAAAAAATTTGTTGAATTACAAATCTCTGACGAAGAAGTTCTTCGACAAATGTTGCACAATTTAATAAAGAGAATTGAGATTTTTGCTGATGGTACAATTAGTATTCACTATAGATTTAAGAACCCAATATAA
- a CDS encoding TOTE conflict system archaeo-eukaryotic primase domain-containing protein, with translation MRKLHQHDIGTIIEKMNEILIRTREPFIEQYQTKDGFVGWVQKKHKITDNIIRSHITGKRTIGIYYAGNSTIFLVFDIDVEGDAQGQKYRVLAIVSELEKAGLNRRDIHIMFSGSKGYHVQIFFDKPLPIKRVAFFGRIILGNLGELGNGIELRPENINGRAVKLPLAFHKKTKQFSYYMKQDKFEPVVDSFNYFKQIVPTNYKIIEKAIDIVFDNNRQGKNDSRHTEKVILQKENDNKVKKSFIEMKLYFDDSQGLKKISEQYLTEGLRKKGERHKAQFLLALYFKEQSVSREEAIQHICSWVKRQKENKKTNEISLEFLRKEVERHVNYVYAKGKYQGLYTRRGRQLVISMRDINFIAKQERKTTRKVMLAIILIGKIYHDEGVFSAGMNSIGELAGVSRQTVSNVIKELISQGVILPVSEYKYTERLARTYYMLYLKKTVKNERGIISLKGLTLSSAYKELFKIVEKNINGNITP, from the coding sequence ATGAGAAAATTACATCAACATGATATAGGAACTATTATAGAAAAAATGAATGAAATTTTAATTCGAACCAGAGAACCATTTATTGAACAATATCAAACGAAGGACGGTTTTGTTGGTTGGGTGCAGAAAAAACATAAAATAACAGATAATATTATTCGGTCACATATAACTGGGAAGAGAACAATAGGAATATACTACGCAGGAAACTCAACAATATTTTTAGTCTTTGACATTGATGTAGAAGGAGATGCACAAGGACAGAAATATCGAGTCTTAGCAATTGTTTCAGAGTTGGAAAAGGCAGGATTAAATCGGCGGGATATACATATTATGTTTAGTGGTAGTAAAGGGTACCATGTTCAGATATTTTTTGATAAGCCACTACCAATAAAGAGAGTTGCATTTTTTGGAAGAATAATATTAGGTAATTTAGGTGAATTAGGAAATGGAATAGAATTGCGACCAGAAAATATAAATGGAAGAGCAGTAAAGCTACCCTTGGCATTTCACAAAAAGACAAAACAATTTTCTTATTATATGAAACAAGATAAGTTTGAGCCAGTGGTAGATAGTTTTAATTACTTTAAACAAATAGTTCCTACCAATTATAAAATTATTGAAAAGGCAATTGATATTGTTTTTGATAATAATCGGCAGGGGAAAAATGATAGTAGACATACTGAAAAGGTAATTTTACAGAAAGAGAATGATAATAAAGTGAAAAAGAGTTTTATAGAAATGAAACTATACTTTGATGATTCTCAAGGCCTTAAGAAGATTTCTGAACAGTATTTAACAGAAGGATTAAGGAAAAAAGGGGAGCGGCATAAAGCACAGTTTCTTCTAGCTCTTTATTTTAAGGAACAATCTGTCTCTCGTGAAGAGGCGATTCAGCATATTTGTTCTTGGGTTAAAAGACAAAAGGAGAATAAGAAAACTAATGAAATAAGTCTTGAGTTCTTAAGGAAAGAAGTAGAACGGCATGTGAATTATGTTTATGCAAAAGGGAAATATCAAGGCTTATATACTAGGAGAGGAAGACAATTAGTAATTAGTATGAGAGATATTAATTTCATAGCAAAACAAGAAAGGAAAACTACCAGAAAGGTCATGCTAGCCATAATTCTCATAGGAAAGATATACCATGATGAGGGAGTATTCTCTGCAGGCATGAATTCTATTGGGGAACTTGCAGGAGTTTCTCGTCAAACAGTAAGCAATGTCATAAAAGAGCTTATATCTCAAGGGGTTATACTGCCAGTTTCAGAATATAAATATACTGAGCGATTAGCAAGGACATATTATATGTTATATCTGAAGAAAACAGTGAAAAATGAGAGGGGAATTATTTCTTTAAAAGGATTAACTCTTTCTAGTGCTTATAAAGAATTGTTCAAAATAGTAGAGAAAAATATTAATGGTAATATAACACCATAA